A region of the Synechococcus sp. PCC 7502 genome:
CATTTCGGCAGCAATTTTCTGCATCAGGCGATCGCTGGGAAATTCTTCCACTAAGACCGTAGCCGCAGGGTTGCCTTGAAAGGGAGATTTAGTAAAAGCATCAATAATAAAAATTTGCATCTGAAGGTATTAAAAACTTTTAGGTATTAATTCTGGTTCCGTAGAAAAACACGGGAATTTCTCGAAAAAATTAGCTTATAGATGGAACGGAAAAGGGTTTGATTTAGTCTAAAACGTAAAGGATTAAAAAAATACATCAAAAAGGCAGAAAAAGGCAAATTATGCTCAAGTTTACCATTCTCATCTTGGGGTTAATATCATCTGTGGTTACAATCCTTGGCGGTAAGGCGATCGCTCAAGTTCCCATAGAACCAAATAATTCTGACAACTCAGTTATTATTCCTAATCGTCCTTCTACCCAACCGAATAACCAGCCCAATGGCGTAATTTTAACTAATCCCACAGGCACAATAGTCTCAGAGCAAAGGTTTTCATGCCAACTCCAAAGCGGTCAATATACAGTTATGTACCAACCTAAAAGTCAACCTGGACAGTTCTATGCTTGGGCAATTCCGAGTGTAATGGGTGGTGGTTGGTCATCCCAAAGGCGTTGCAGTGAAATTAGTCGTCGCTTAGAGCAGTATCGCCCTGATGGTTTAGCAGAACTTCAAACAGGCACAGAAAATGGCTACAGCGTCATTTGTGCAACCACTGATAGAAACCCTACTTGTCGAATTGTCTTAACTGTTCCAGTGGGAGCCGATCCTAATAATATTCGCGATCGCGTATTTGGCAACTTAACTACGGCAGATAGTGGTCAAAGGACTTTAAGAGTAAATACTTATGTTCAAGGTAATCGTTCTAGTTTAGGTGCGTTGGGTGGCTTATTATCGATTCCTGTATCTGGAGCTAGAAGTAGTTTTCGTAATGATGGTATTGAACTTAAGCCCTTTTTAGACCGTGCTGATGGGGGGACAGGAACAGAATTAAGTATGTCCAGAGGTTTGCGGTTTAGACCTAATCAATTTTAGTTGTTGATCGCTCCACGGCTATTTATGATCTTAGGAATTACTTTAGTCCTCTGAATTACTTAAAATTCACATTTTTTACTTGATTGGCTTCAGATAGTTCCGAAAAGCATAATCAGCAACCTGATAGCCCAGATTTGTTCCCTGCACGTCCGCATTACGAGTATGAACTCCTCCCCAAACCCGAGCATCTACGTTTTCATTAGAAAGTTGAGAAAAACTACTATAACTACGAGTCACTCCACCTGCGGGGTAAGTAAAACTGAACTTTAGATCATCGCTAGAGAAGAAATTTTGTAAAACTTTTTCCGCCGCTCCAGACGTTACAGAATGTCCTGAAATATAGTCGGGATGGGCGGGTGTGATAATTAATGATTCCCAGTTGGCATCGGTTATAACACCGCGTATACCTGCTGCTTCAGCATTACGAATTGCCGTTACGGGTCGCCAGTAATTATACTTATATTTAACGGAATAGCCTGCCACATAGGCATCAGAAATCGCAAAATTAACTAGGGCAAACAGTCTGGCATTATCAATAGTGCTATTTCTCCTAGCGATCGCCGCAGATCGAGCAGCAGCATTCCAAATTACAGGTGTATTAACTGTCCAAAAAATTGCAGTCGCAGTCTGATCAGGGGTTCGAGTTTTACTATCTTTACTGCCAATATTTTTAACTTCATTAAGCTCTTTGGCATAAGCCTCACTATTCCAAGCCAAAGGAGCAGGGGTGGTGAACTGATTAGGGCTTAAAAAAGTAAAAGGTTTAAGATTGCGCCACTGAGTAAAGACCGCAGGTACATATCCCGGTGGTGTTGGCTCCCAGATACCCGCAGCCTTTTCAGCTTTATATTCTCCCTTGGCATCCCAACCATCTTTGCTGCGAATTTCCAAGATTTTTTCAGCTACTTCTTTACCTAGATTTATCCCATCCGTCTTAGCATTTCCATCTTCAATTTTTGATAATGAGTCAGATAGGGCTTTGTCTAATCTAGCTTGCTGGGCTGGATATAAGTTTAGAAGAACTGTGTGGGCTGCTGACGATACGGCTGCTTCCTTTGAGGCTCCGGGGGAATTAGTATCAACAAGATAAGGAGTATAACGGCGATCAATAGAGTTTACAGCATCAAAAACCGCCCCATGAACTATACCAAGAGCCCTTGCCTGTAAAGGAGCATCCTGCTGGGTTACTGCTACAGCTGTAGTATTCCATGAAATCACTACATCATCAGCTTTGGCTGGTTGAGCAAGTGTAGCCACAGGTACAGTCGCGGGGAAAATTCCCCCTATACCTAAAACAACCAATAAAGATATCCCCGTCATCACTAAAAATCGTCTGAGATTTTGCCAATTTTTTATGGATTTGTATGTCACATTTGTACCCCTAATATTCAATCAATTTACCGTAGATTTATATTATGGATTGTAATTATATTCTGTCAAGAAATAGGTTTCAGAGCATTATGTCTTGATCTTTTACTGGGCTATAGACTGAAGATAAAACTTCTTCAAGATTCAGATTGATTACCCAGAAATTTAATCCAAATAGCTATAGCTTTTACCTTCTAGAAGTTTCTGCTTTAGTTTGAACTCATATCGCATCGGCAGTTAGTAATCCAATTAAAATCGGATTAACTAGCTCAGGCACTTCATCTTGGGGGCAATGTCCAGCGTTAGCAATGGGAATAAATGTAGAGACACAGGGAAATTTCATTAACTCTTGTCCAAGGGCGATCGGCTCCCACGGATCACTTTCTCCCCAAAGTACGATCGCTTCACAGGGCAGAATTGCTAGCAAACTCTCAGGGGTGGGTCCTTGGGAATAGCTTACAAATGCCACAAATACATCCACAGCGTTGGCATTTTGAGCGGGGGTCACTAAAATATCAACTAGCTCATCAGTAATTGCCTCTTTGTGAATATATGCTTGGTTCAGAATTTTACGAACTATCTTTGGTTTGCGAACTTGATCAAAAAATAATTTGGCGATCGCCCGATTGGCTAACAGATTTTGCAAAAACTTTGTGCCGACCCGCCGATACCAAGGTAGGGTTAACTGTTTATCTTCTTGGAGTAATCGTAAGGAGCAGTTAATTAAAATTGTTTTGCTTACTAATTCAGGGGAAATAATGGCTGCCTGCATAATAGCGATCGCCCCAATAGAATTACCAACTAAAACTGTAATGCCACCAATTACCTCACGGCAAAAGTCACTGATTAAAGTTCCCCAGGTCTCAAAGTTATACCTAAAATCAGCACTGGGCTTAGGCATGTCAGAGGCTCCAAACCCAATTAAATCAAGAGCGTAAACTCGACTAACTGTGGCTAAAGCAGGAATATTATGTCGCCAATGTCCAATAGAGGCACCAAATCCGTGGATTAACAAAACCGCAGGTAAATTAGTTTGATTTTCACCTTTGCAGGTATAGGAGACTTGATAGGTCTTTTCGTGAAAATGCCACTGCCAAGTTAGTTTCTCCATTAGATTTATATTAAGAAATATTTCTACCCTATTATTTATTATAGTAGGCTTTCCCAAATCGGTTTTTATGTCATTTCCACTCAACTAATTCAGTCTACGGTCTATCCAAGGACACCTTTGCATTCATTGGGCTACTAATGTCCACAATAATACTTGCCTCATAACTGATAGAGTAAAGCTCCGTTCTGATTGGAAGTCCTTTGTTATACGGTTGATACGCCTTTGTCATGCCACCGAGGGGCGTGGTTTGAATTTCCCCATCACAGGAGGTGAAAGGAAAACGCGTACAACGAGCCCAAACGAAAACGGTTCTTCCCTATTCCAAGGCAACAGATACATCATTCGGGCTAATGGGCAGTAATTAAAGAAAAGATTCGTTGCAAGACCGATAGTAGTTATGTACATCAGAATCACCATGTACGGAACATAAGTCCCAATAACGACCCAAACAAAATATGCAATTCTGACCTGCGCTGGGAATACTGCCAATCGAAAATGAACAAGAAATAATACTAGTAGGGCATGGGCAGCAGAAAAGATAACTACATACTCGTAGAACACTCGGTTATACAGACCTACAAGCAAGCCAATCCATGTAGCAAACCACAGGAGCCAAACAAATCGCTTCCTGATAGGTTGCGGTATACGATCCCAAACAGAATCATGTTGGGCTGCCATTGGTCTAATCCTCCTGATGGGGGGTAGTCAAGCCGTATAACTAGGTATTAGACACAAAATTTCTACCTAAGATCACGTTTTTTGTGTCTATACAGAAAGTATAATTTATTACTATAACCCGCAAAT
Encoded here:
- a CDS encoding COP23 domain-containing protein, producing the protein MLKFTILILGLISSVVTILGGKAIAQVPIEPNNSDNSVIIPNRPSTQPNNQPNGVILTNPTGTIVSEQRFSCQLQSGQYTVMYQPKSQPGQFYAWAIPSVMGGGWSSQRRCSEISRRLEQYRPDGLAELQTGTENGYSVICATTDRNPTCRIVLTVPVGADPNNIRDRVFGNLTTADSGQRTLRVNTYVQGNRSSLGALGGLLSIPVSGARSSFRNDGIELKPFLDRADGGTGTELSMSRGLRFRPNQF
- a CDS encoding vanadium-dependent haloperoxidase, translating into MTYKSIKNWQNLRRFLVMTGISLLVVLGIGGIFPATVPVATLAQPAKADDVVISWNTTAVAVTQQDAPLQARALGIVHGAVFDAVNSIDRRYTPYLVDTNSPGASKEAAVSSAAHTVLLNLYPAQQARLDKALSDSLSKIEDGNAKTDGINLGKEVAEKILEIRSKDGWDAKGEYKAEKAAGIWEPTPPGYVPAVFTQWRNLKPFTFLSPNQFTTPAPLAWNSEAYAKELNEVKNIGSKDSKTRTPDQTATAIFWTVNTPVIWNAAARSAAIARRNSTIDNARLFALVNFAISDAYVAGYSVKYKYNYWRPVTAIRNAEAAGIRGVITDANWESLIITPAHPDYISGHSVTSGAAEKVLQNFFSSDDLKFSFTYPAGGVTRSYSSFSQLSNENVDARVWGGVHTRNADVQGTNLGYQVADYAFRNYLKPIK
- a CDS encoding alpha/beta fold hydrolase translates to MEKLTWQWHFHEKTYQVSYTCKGENQTNLPAVLLIHGFGASIGHWRHNIPALATVSRVYALDLIGFGASDMPKPSADFRYNFETWGTLISDFCREVIGGITVLVGNSIGAIAIMQAAIISPELVSKTILINCSLRLLQEDKQLTLPWYRRVGTKFLQNLLANRAIAKLFFDQVRKPKIVRKILNQAYIHKEAITDELVDILVTPAQNANAVDVFVAFVSYSQGPTPESLLAILPCEAIVLWGESDPWEPIALGQELMKFPCVSTFIPIANAGHCPQDEVPELVNPILIGLLTADAI